A window of the Deferrivibrio essentukiensis genome harbors these coding sequences:
- a CDS encoding ATP-binding protein yields the protein MKSKIIKLLIPNSFRTRVILLTIFASFFTLLVTITLSYSYSKRFLTETVNNSIKQNVSILNIKLGEAIIYKDIYTMFTIVESIQKSSDYLKNVYLFDKDMNYITDALAAKQYSEKDNKANLIKFPITIGDNHGVVGYIIYEINPSYIIDVAINDSLKIGVTEILTFIFLLIVVIFFTNLLITPMQVLNEYVQKMDLSNLTEDIKLPWYSSKEIRDIAKNLTDISRRLAEAINKNMEQEKKIMANSKMASIGMMSSGLAHELKNPAMTVLLLAQTLAKELDERYSKDTEYLIRETNKIVKIVNEFLEIAKPISIKKSDVKVSEIQKVLEDYIYINYSDKLELIFINNIKSDTIFTDGEKVIEILINLINNSFEAAATRVEIVFEDQDSYVLVGFRDNGFGIDEENIDKIFLPFYTTKKTGTGLGLFYIESIINALNGQINVSSNEYGTTFIIRLTKE from the coding sequence GTGAAGTCGAAAATTATAAAATTATTAATACCAAATAGCTTTAGAACGAGGGTAATTCTTCTTACCATCTTTGCGTCTTTTTTTACTTTATTAGTTACAATAACGCTATCTTATAGTTACAGCAAAAGGTTTTTAACCGAAACGGTAAATAATTCCATAAAGCAAAACGTATCCATATTAAATATAAAGCTTGGCGAAGCAATTATTTATAAAGATATCTACACAATGTTTACAATTGTGGAGTCTATTCAAAAATCATCTGATTACTTAAAAAATGTTTATCTATTTGATAAAGATATGAATTATATTACAGACGCTCTTGCAGCAAAGCAATATTCTGAGAAAGATAATAAGGCTAATTTGATAAAATTTCCTATAACAATTGGGGACAATCATGGTGTCGTGGGATATATTATTTATGAGATAAATCCTAGTTATATTATCGATGTGGCAATAAATGATAGTTTAAAGATTGGTGTTACAGAAATACTTACATTTATTTTTCTGCTTATTGTAGTAATATTTTTTACAAATTTACTTATAACTCCTATGCAAGTGTTAAATGAGTATGTTCAAAAGATGGATTTATCTAATCTGACTGAAGATATCAAATTACCCTGGTACTCTTCAAAAGAGATTCGTGATATTGCAAAAAATCTGACAGATATTTCAAGAAGGCTTGCAGAGGCAATTAATAAAAATATGGAGCAGGAAAAGAAGATTATGGCTAATTCAAAGATGGCTTCAATAGGTATGATGTCATCAGGGCTTGCCCATGAGTTGAAAAATCCTGCTATGACAGTGCTACTACTTGCTCAGACTCTTGCCAAAGAATTGGATGAAAGATATTCAAAAGATACCGAATATCTTATTCGTGAAACAAATAAGATTGTGAAAATCGTTAATGAATTTTTAGAAATTGCAAAGCCTATAAGCATTAAAAAGAGTGATGTTAAAGTAAGTGAAATACAAAAGGTTTTGGAAGACTATATTTACATCAACTACTCTGATAAACTTGAGTTAATATTTATTAACAATATAAAAAGTGACACTATATTTACTGATGGGGAAAAGGTAATAGAAATACTTATCAATCTTATAAATAATAGCTTTGAAGCTGCGGCTACAAGGGTAGAGATTGTTTTTGAAGACCAAGACAGCTATGTCTTAGTCGGTTTTCGTGATAATGGATTTGGGATAGATGAAGAGAATATTGATAAAATATTTTTACCGTTTTATACTACAAAGAAGACAGGGACAGGGCTTGGACTCTTTTATATTGAGTCCATAATAAATGCCCTAAATGGGCAGATAAATGTTTCTTCTAATGAATATGGGACTACTTTTATAATCAGGCTTACAAAGGAGTAG
- a CDS encoding sigma-54-dependent transcriptional regulator: MDKILLIDDDEALGYSIKRSLADRYLVETADTPRLAYEILHNTPDISLIFLDIRLGDSNGLHLLERIKKDFPDIPVVMITAFGTSDTVLESIRLGAKDFLTKPVNIEDLIEYIEKYKQNKRFKICGNEYIDVENINSKGFIGISKDIREVLKIVANVSPTKTPVLILGESGTGKEFIANMIHDYSGRKGPFVPINCAAIPRDLIESELFGYEKGAFSGAASSKPGKFELAQNGTIFLDEIGEISKGLQSKLLRVLETSEIEHLGGTKKIKLDIRLIAATNKKINELMDENVFRPDLYFRISGVTVNLPPLRERKEDITQLTKYFVGVFAKEYKKEITCINKDVISLLETYEWPGNVREFKNVINTAVMLADGRSIEKEHIKLNEIVNSNSKMEIFNTNLNEAVENLEKEMILKALKENSYHLSKTSEQLGISRVTLNAKIKKYNIIIK; the protein is encoded by the coding sequence ATGGATAAAATTTTATTGATAGATGATGATGAGGCTTTAGGGTATAGTATAAAAAGGTCTTTGGCAGACAGGTATTTAGTTGAGACAGCAGATACCCCAAGATTGGCATATGAAATATTGCACAATACACCAGATATATCCCTTATATTCTTAGACATACGGCTTGGTGACTCAAATGGTCTACATTTATTGGAAAGAATCAAGAAAGATTTCCCTGATATCCCTGTAGTTATGATAACAGCATTTGGCACAAGTGATACAGTTTTGGAATCTATCAGGCTTGGAGCAAAAGATTTTTTAACAAAGCCTGTAAATATTGAAGATTTGATAGAATATATTGAAAAATATAAGCAAAATAAAAGATTTAAGATATGCGGAAATGAGTATATAGATGTTGAAAATATTAATTCAAAAGGATTTATAGGAATTTCCAAAGATATAAGGGAAGTGCTGAAAATTGTAGCAAATGTATCCCCTACCAAGACACCTGTTCTGATACTGGGGGAAAGTGGTACCGGTAAAGAGTTTATAGCTAATATGATTCATGATTATAGCGGCAGAAAGGGGCCGTTTGTCCCAATTAATTGTGCTGCTATACCGAGAGATTTGATAGAGAGTGAACTGTTCGGATATGAAAAAGGGGCTTTTAGCGGGGCTGCATCGTCCAAGCCCGGCAAGTTTGAGCTTGCACAAAATGGCACTATCTTTTTGGATGAAATAGGGGAAATTTCAAAAGGTTTACAATCAAAATTACTGAGAGTATTGGAAACAAGTGAGATTGAACATTTGGGTGGCACAAAAAAGATAAAACTTGACATAAGACTAATCGCTGCAACCAATAAAAAGATAAATGAATTGATGGATGAAAATGTATTTAGGCCCGACTTGTATTTTAGGATAAGCGGTGTTACTGTTAATCTGCCCCCTTTAAGAGAGAGAAAAGAGGATATCACTCAATTGACAAAATATTTTGTCGGTGTTTTTGCAAAAGAGTACAAAAAGGAGATTACTTGTATAAATAAGGATGTCATATCCTTGCTTGAAACTTATGAGTGGCCGGGTAATGTGAGAGAGTTTAAAAATGTGATTAACACTGCGGTAATGCTTGCTGATGGCAGAAGTATAGAGAAAGAGCATATTAAGCTTAATGAAATTGTCAACTCGAATTCTAAAATGGAAATATTTAATACAAATTTAAATGAGGCAGTTGAAAACTTGGAAAAAGAGATGATTTTAAAGGCACTCAAGGAAAACAGCTATCATCTTAGCAAGACTTCGGAGCAATTGGGGATATCAAGAGTCACCCTTAATGCAAAAATAAAGAAATATAATATTATCATTAAATAA
- the cybH gene encoding Ni/Fe-hydrogenase, b-type cytochrome subunit, translating into MADNRCAARRYVYVWEGPVRISHWINFFCMIFLSFTGVYIHYPFIEATSFTNAPYIMGVVRYTHYLVGVIFAFSVILRLFWLFVGNKYSSWASFSNPFKKEDREIFWRYFKYYIFLEKNPPHVLGHNPVALVAYIVLFNLFILQIFTGFALWGQADPNSTLYAITGWIFTFVSNQWVRFYHYIFMFLVAGFVINHLYSAVLFDFKSQSGEISSIFAGWKPDRRK; encoded by the coding sequence ATGGCTGATAATAGATGTGCTGCCAGAAGGTATGTGTATGTTTGGGAAGGCCCTGTAAGGATATCTCATTGGATAAACTTCTTTTGTATGATCTTCTTATCTTTCACAGGCGTATACATACACTACCCTTTTATTGAAGCAACAAGCTTTACTAATGCACCTTATATTATGGGTGTAGTTAGATATACACACTATCTTGTAGGTGTAATATTTGCTTTCAGTGTAATTCTCAGACTATTCTGGTTGTTTGTAGGAAATAAATACTCTAGTTGGGCTTCTTTCTCTAACCCTTTTAAAAAAGAAGATAGGGAAATTTTTTGGAGATATTTTAAATACTATATATTCCTTGAAAAAAATCCGCCTCACGTTTTAGGACACAACCCTGTAGCATTGGTGGCTTATATAGTGCTATTTAACCTGTTTATATTACAAATATTTACAGGGTTTGCACTTTGGGGCCAGGCTGACCCTAACAGCACTTTATATGCAATAACAGGCTGGATATTTACTTTTGTAAGCAACCAATGGGTTAGATTTTATCATTACATTTTTATGTTTTTAGTAGCAGGGTTTGTAATCAACCACCTTTACAGTGCCGTTCTTTTCGACTTCAAATCACAATCGGGAGAAATAAGCTCAATCTTTGCAGGATGGAAACCTGATAGAAGAAAATAA
- a CDS encoding nickel-dependent hydrogenase large subunit, with the protein MANKKIVVDPITRIEGHLRIEAKVENGKIVDAWSSSTMFRGVEKILQGRDPRDAWYFTQRFCGVCTTVHSIASIRAVENALGIRIPFNAEMIRNIIIGIQNVQDHVIHFYHLHALDWVDIVSALSADPKKTAQLQQSVSDWKLSSEDYFRSVQNKVAAFAKTGRLGPFGNAYWGHSAYKLPPEANLMAVAHYLEALNLQKEIIKIHAILGSKNPHPQTFLVGGMSIPVDPNSQNALNADKIAEINKYIAMAKEFVEQVYIPDLLAVAPFYLEWAKYGAGHLNYLSYGEFPEDQTGYPNGMWMPAGVILNGDLSKVYDVNQEKITEYVSHSWYDYTGGDDKAKHPYDGEQIWKYTGPKPPFEYLDTDNKYSWVKAPRYDDKPMEVGPLARMLVGYAKGHKEIKETVDLVLNKLGVGPEVLFSTLGRTAARGIETLITINRLPKWVNMLVNNIKSGDLTIHNNEKWDPDSWPKSAKGYGWHEAPRGALGHWIVIEDKKIKNYQAVVPSTWNASPRDTNGVRGQYEESLIGTPIADPEKPLEILRTIHSFDPCLACAVHVYDEKGELKSKVKVL; encoded by the coding sequence ATGGCTAACAAAAAAATCGTAGTCGACCCGATTACAAGGATAGAAGGTCATTTAAGGATAGAAGCAAAAGTAGAAAATGGTAAGATTGTTGATGCATGGTCAAGCTCCACAATGTTTAGAGGGGTAGAAAAAATCCTTCAGGGAAGGGACCCAAGAGATGCTTGGTATTTTACCCAAAGATTTTGCGGCGTCTGCACCACAGTACATTCAATCGCCTCAATTAGAGCCGTGGAAAACGCTTTGGGCATAAGAATCCCTTTTAACGCCGAAATGATTAGAAATATCATTATCGGGATTCAAAATGTTCAAGACCACGTAATACATTTTTATCATCTTCATGCGCTTGACTGGGTGGATATAGTTTCTGCTCTTAGTGCTGACCCTAAAAAAACCGCTCAGCTTCAACAATCAGTTTCCGACTGGAAATTGTCAAGTGAAGACTACTTTAGAAGTGTCCAAAATAAGGTAGCTGCCTTTGCAAAAACAGGAAGACTTGGACCTTTTGGCAATGCTTATTGGGGGCACAGTGCGTATAAATTACCACCTGAAGCTAACCTGATGGCCGTTGCCCATTACCTTGAAGCATTAAACTTACAAAAAGAAATTATCAAAATACATGCTATTTTGGGCTCTAAAAACCCGCATCCTCAAACATTCCTCGTAGGCGGGATGTCTATCCCTGTTGACCCGAATAGCCAAAATGCACTCAATGCCGACAAAATAGCTGAAATTAATAAGTACATTGCAATGGCAAAAGAGTTTGTCGAGCAAGTATATATCCCTGATCTTTTGGCTGTAGCTCCATTTTATCTTGAATGGGCAAAATACGGAGCCGGGCATCTTAACTATTTATCATACGGTGAATTCCCTGAAGATCAGACGGGGTATCCTAACGGTATGTGGATGCCAGCAGGGGTCATATTAAACGGTGACTTGTCAAAAGTATATGATGTAAATCAGGAAAAGATCACCGAATATGTATCACACTCATGGTATGACTATACAGGTGGTGATGATAAGGCCAAACATCCATATGACGGCGAGCAAATTTGGAAATATACCGGGCCAAAACCTCCTTTTGAATATCTTGACACAGATAACAAATATTCTTGGGTAAAAGCTCCAAGATATGATGACAAACCTATGGAAGTCGGTCCTCTTGCAAGAATGTTAGTAGGCTATGCTAAAGGGCATAAAGAGATAAAAGAAACTGTTGACCTTGTGCTTAATAAATTAGGTGTAGGACCTGAAGTGCTTTTCTCTACATTAGGAAGAACAGCTGCAAGAGGAATTGAAACACTCATTACTATCAACAGATTGCCAAAGTGGGTAAATATGTTGGTAAATAACATTAAATCTGGAGATTTGACAATTCACAACAATGAAAAATGGGATCCAGATTCATGGCCAAAATCTGCAAAAGGTTACGGTTGGCATGAAGCTCCACGTGGTGCACTCGGTCACTGGATTGTAATTGAAGATAAGAAAATAAAGAATTATCAAGCTGTCGTCCCATCAACATGGAATGCAAGTCCAAGGGATACAAACGGAGTAAGAGGCCAATACGAAGAGTCACTTATCGGGACACCGATTGCTGACCCTGAAAAGCCTCTTGAGATTTTAAGGACAATACACTCATTTGACCCGTGTCTTGCCTGTGCAGTTCACGTATATGATGAAAAGGGTGAGTTAAAGTCCAAAGTAAAAGTTTTATAA
- a CDS encoding hydrogenase small subunit, whose amino-acid sequence MSKFQEILDSYGVSRRDFLKYCTALGATLSLSPALAPKVAEAIEKDDRPPVIWLEFQDCAGDSESLLRANRPTVAELVLDYLSIDYHETIMAAAGHQAEEAKKATVEKYKGKYICIVEGSIPVNDDGVYCTIGGKTAVDILNEVGGNAAFVIAVGTCSSYGGLPAAYPNPTGAKSVKELLPNKTVINLPGCPMNVDNLTGTIVHYLLFGAPPAMDKFLRPKFAYGKRIHDNCERRAHFDAGQFVNAWGDEGHRQGWCLYKMGCKGPETYHNCPTVRWNEGTSWPVQSGHGCVGCSEPGFWDTMTPIYNRLPNIPGFGVEATATKIGAAVVGISAVVFGTHGIVSLIRNKGMVKKVEHEFEDEE is encoded by the coding sequence ATGAGCAAATTTCAGGAAATACTCGACAGTTATGGTGTGAGCAGAAGGGACTTTTTAAAATATTGCACTGCTCTTGGTGCTACCCTTTCCCTCTCACCGGCATTGGCTCCAAAGGTAGCAGAAGCAATTGAAAAAGACGACAGACCGCCTGTAATATGGCTTGAATTTCAAGATTGTGCCGGTGATTCCGAATCTTTACTAAGAGCAAACAGACCTACAGTCGCAGAATTAGTCCTCGATTATTTATCAATAGATTATCACGAGACAATTATGGCTGCTGCAGGGCATCAGGCTGAAGAAGCCAAAAAAGCGACTGTTGAAAAATATAAAGGGAAATATATCTGCATTGTGGAAGGCTCTATTCCTGTCAATGATGACGGAGTATATTGCACTATTGGCGGGAAAACTGCAGTAGATATCTTAAATGAAGTGGGCGGCAACGCAGCTTTTGTAATAGCAGTTGGCACATGCTCTTCCTATGGTGGGCTTCCCGCTGCCTATCCAAACCCTACCGGAGCAAAAAGCGTAAAAGAGCTTTTGCCTAACAAAACGGTTATTAATCTCCCCGGTTGCCCGATGAATGTTGATAACCTTACAGGCACAATTGTGCATTACCTTCTCTTCGGTGCTCCACCTGCAATGGATAAATTTTTAAGACCTAAATTTGCATACGGTAAGAGAATACACGATAACTGTGAAAGAAGGGCTCACTTTGATGCCGGACAATTTGTCAACGCTTGGGGTGACGAAGGGCATAGACAGGGCTGGTGCTTATACAAAATGGGTTGTAAAGGCCCTGAAACATATCATAACTGCCCGACTGTCAGATGGAATGAAGGGACAAGCTGGCCTGTTCAATCAGGGCATGGATGTGTGGGCTGTAGTGAACCGGGCTTTTGGGATACTATGACACCAATATACAACAGGTTGCCTAATATCCCCGGATTTGGTGTTGAAGCCACAGCCACAAAGATTGGCGCTGCTGTAGTGGGAATATCGGCTGTGGTATTTGGTACGCACGGTATAGTAAGCCTTATAAGAAATAAGGGTATGGTCAAAAAAGTAGAGCACGAATTTGAAGACGAAGAGTAG
- a CDS encoding nicotinate phosphoribosyltransferase, whose translation MAKFDIALPEDILAGKTTDVYFIRTEEVLRKAGINKKVTMEVAQKGMPEEYPFGIFTGLSNVLELLEGKPVDIYAIEEGSVFFENTPVLSIVGNYLDFGVYETAILGFICHASGITTKASKCKLAAKGKTVLSFGARRAHPAISGMIDKYAYIGGCDGFSVLFAEELIGKKASGTIPHALILQVGDTTETMKLFNMYIDKSVPRIALIDTFNDEKFETLNVAKALQNDLNGVRLDTPGSRRGDLKKIAEEIRWELDIRGFEHVKLFASGGLDEKKLTELSDIIDGFGVGTTISNAKVMDFSMDIVEIDGKPFSKKGKMSGFKFAYSCPTCLKQTYDINKNKKIVCSKCNTDMKMITKKFMENGKIILPLPSVDEIRSKILSQLVNLQNFS comes from the coding sequence ATGGCCAAATTTGACATTGCACTCCCCGAAGATATCTTAGCGGGGAAGACAACAGATGTATACTTTATCAGGACTGAAGAGGTTTTGAGAAAAGCAGGTATAAATAAAAAAGTAACGATGGAAGTAGCCCAAAAAGGGATGCCGGAAGAATACCCTTTTGGAATATTCACCGGGCTTTCCAACGTGTTGGAGCTGCTTGAAGGTAAACCGGTAGATATATACGCAATCGAAGAAGGGAGTGTATTTTTTGAAAATACCCCTGTCTTATCTATTGTAGGAAACTATCTTGATTTTGGAGTTTACGAAACGGCAATTTTGGGATTTATCTGCCACGCCTCAGGAATCACAACAAAGGCATCCAAATGTAAATTGGCAGCAAAAGGTAAGACAGTCCTCAGCTTTGGTGCAAGAAGGGCTCATCCTGCCATAAGTGGTATGATTGATAAATACGCTTACATCGGGGGATGTGATGGTTTTTCTGTCCTTTTCGCAGAAGAACTAATCGGCAAAAAGGCAAGCGGCACAATACCGCACGCTTTGATTTTACAAGTAGGGGATACCACTGAAACCATGAAGCTTTTTAATATGTATATTGACAAATCTGTCCCTCGTATTGCCCTAATCGACACTTTTAACGATGAAAAATTTGAAACCCTTAACGTAGCAAAAGCATTGCAAAACGATTTGAACGGCGTGAGGCTTGATACTCCCGGCTCACGAAGAGGAGATTTGAAAAAAATTGCGGAAGAAATAAGGTGGGAGCTTGATATAAGAGGCTTTGAGCATGTAAAGTTGTTTGCAAGTGGCGGCCTTGATGAAAAAAAATTAACCGAACTCTCAGATATTATTGACGGATTTGGTGTCGGCACTACCATTTCAAACGCCAAAGTAATGGACTTTTCTATGGATATTGTAGAGATAGATGGAAAACCTTTTAGTAAAAAAGGAAAAATGTCCGGATTTAAATTTGCTTATTCATGCCCGACATGCCTTAAGCAGACTTATGACATTAATAAAAATAAAAAAATTGTATGCTCTAAATGTAACACCGATATGAAAATGATTACAAAAAAATTTATGGAAAACGGTAAAATTATTTTACCGTTGCCAAGTGTAGATGAAATAAGAAGTAAAATTTTGTCACAATTAGTAAATTTACAAAATTTTAGTTGA
- a CDS encoding flagellin — MSLSIYNNVMSLNSQRHLGGTQSALGKSLERLSSGLRINHAADDASGMAISEKLRGQISGLKRAMMNAQDGISMLQTAEGALGEVSSMLQRMRELAVQAANGTYTSNDRVELQKEVEQLKAEINRISTSTEFNTKKLLNGDGTALWSASSNKISALIRGNVAEGNYQISLEANKIGQSQVFKTDIMTLQDDKIGAEYVDSTANATDDTNISKVSNPKSLWATGDNDYTLTLHGSGITTSSAVATIGSYLQPGSAGTIKTDSNSISSSLTFDGYALVEITGDNASAAITYFYSATTGELLGSSTDTDISDDITTNAGFSLSATGTFQKGDKFLFSVSRGIVPSNNGQGAIEITDGPTAQEQKITINFTAASSLASTTEEITKTIYLADLDEQTGNLNIGNLDIVFAKTDDGAINTGTGTLHIAGGGEAATTTTKLKDIARFIDADGNNLFENKQELTIWGNGKSATIYLEGDDTIADLETKITDALVNELDLGSSDEQVNSHLVDYISVPSNDGNRTVKGTFIIQTALTGEQGEIAFSGDQRLIDAFSLAEIQESVSNTTLVTVKDAHTGDLIGVDETGNDRVNGVIEGIELVVDSRATVESYWDAATETIKFRENANANENHFLHVVDNSTDLQIGPNQGQTLSVSIPQLDVKGLGLENMFIVSQKLAQRAIPDIDNALTQVVTIRATIGAQINRLEHTIANLSVAHENMTASESRIRDLDMAEEMSQFTRSQILSQAGTAMLAQANQVPQMALQLLQG, encoded by the coding sequence ATGAGTTTATCAATTTACAACAATGTCATGTCTTTGAACTCTCAGAGACATCTTGGCGGGACACAGTCCGCTCTCGGTAAATCCCTCGAAAGATTATCAAGCGGTTTGAGAATCAACCACGCTGCAGATGATGCATCAGGGATGGCAATTTCTGAAAAATTAAGAGGGCAGATATCAGGGCTCAAAAGGGCGATGATGAATGCTCAGGACGGTATTTCTATGCTTCAGACAGCTGAAGGTGCGCTCGGTGAAGTATCTTCTATGCTTCAAAGGATGCGTGAGCTGGCAGTACAAGCCGCAAACGGCACTTATACTTCAAACGACAGGGTAGAGCTTCAAAAAGAGGTGGAGCAGCTTAAGGCAGAGATTAATCGTATATCTACGTCGACCGAATTTAACACCAAAAAACTTTTAAATGGTGATGGGACAGCTCTGTGGTCAGCAAGCAGTAATAAGATTAGTGCGCTTATAAGAGGGAATGTGGCTGAAGGCAACTACCAGATTTCTTTGGAAGCTAACAAAATAGGCCAAAGCCAAGTATTTAAAACTGATATTATGACGCTTCAAGATGATAAGATTGGAGCGGAATATGTGGATAGCACTGCGAATGCGACTGATGATACGAATATTTCAAAAGTTAGTAATCCTAAATCACTCTGGGCGACTGGAGACAATGATTATACTTTGACATTACATGGTTCAGGGATTACAACCAGTTCAGCTGTTGCAACAATAGGTTCATATTTACAACCAGGCTCAGCAGGGACTATAAAAACAGATAGCAATAGTATTTCTTCATCGTTAACTTTTGATGGTTATGCATTAGTTGAGATTACAGGAGATAATGCTTCAGCAGCAATTACATATTTTTATAGTGCAACTACTGGTGAGTTGTTGGGCTCAAGTACTGATACAGATATTTCTGACGATATAACTACAAATGCCGGATTTTCTTTGTCTGCTACAGGTACTTTTCAAAAAGGTGATAAGTTTCTCTTTTCAGTATCAAGAGGAATCGTTCCGTCAAACAATGGACAAGGTGCAATAGAAATAACCGATGGTCCTACAGCTCAAGAACAGAAGATAACAATAAACTTTACTGCAGCAAGCTCGTTAGCTTCTACTACCGAAGAGATAACTAAAACTATATATCTTGCTGATCTTGATGAGCAAACAGGAAATTTGAATATAGGTAATTTAGATATTGTTTTTGCAAAGACTGATGACGGGGCAATTAATACTGGAACAGGGACACTTCATATCGCCGGTGGTGGTGAAGCGGCTACCACTACTACAAAGTTAAAAGATATAGCAAGATTTATCGATGCAGATGGAAATAATCTTTTTGAAAACAAGCAGGAGCTTACAATCTGGGGCAATGGCAAAAGTGCAACTATCTATTTAGAAGGGGATGACACTATAGCAGATCTTGAAACCAAGATTACAGACGCTCTCGTAAACGAACTTGATCTTGGTTCAAGTGATGAGCAGGTTAATTCACACCTTGTAGATTATATTTCTGTTCCAAGTAATGATGGTAACAGGACAGTTAAAGGTACATTTATTATACAGACAGCACTTACCGGTGAACAGGGTGAAATAGCCTTTAGCGGTGACCAAAGATTGATAGATGCTTTTTCTTTGGCAGAGATTCAAGAGTCTGTTAGCAATACGACTTTAGTTACTGTTAAAGATGCTCATACCGGTGATTTGATTGGTGTTGATGAGACAGGTAATGACAGAGTAAACGGTGTGATTGAAGGTATTGAGCTGGTTGTAGATTCAAGGGCTACTGTTGAATCTTACTGGGATGCTGCAACAGAAACAATAAAGTTTAGAGAAAATGCAAATGCCAATGAAAATCATTTCCTCCATGTAGTAGATAACTCTACAGATTTACAAATAGGTCCAAATCAGGGGCAGACCCTTTCTGTTTCAATCCCGCAGCTTGATGTAAAAGGTCTTGGGCTTGAGAATATGTTTATAGTATCTCAAAAGCTTGCTCAAAGAGCAATTCCTGATATTGATAACGCTCTTACACAGGTAGTTACAATAAGAGCTACAATTGGTGCCCAGATTAACAGGCTTGAGCATACCATTGCAAACTTGAGTGTTGCCCATGAAAATATGACTGCAAGCGAATCAAGAATTAGAGACCTTGATATGGCTGAAGAAATGTCACAGTTTACAAGAAGCCAGATTTTAAGTCAGGCAGGTACTGCAATGCTTGCACAGGCAAATCAGGTACCACAGATGGCATTACAACTTTTACAGGGGTAA
- the pseB gene encoding UDP-N-acetylglucosamine 4,6-dehydratase (inverting): MFDGANILITGGTGSFGKCFVKYVLENFNPKRVVILSRDEFKQYQMKSEFGHDKRLRFFLGDVRDKDRLYRAFYGIDYVIHAAALKQVPAGEYNPFETIKTNILGAQNVIEACIDNGVKRVIALSTDKAANPLNLYGATKLCSDKLFVAGNSYAGGRVTRFAVVRYGNVLGSRGSVLPLFLKQKEDGVITITHRDMTRFWITLPQAVELVNKAFKLMTGGEIFVPKIPSMRMEDFARAIAPEAEIKEIGIRPGEKMHEVMIPEDDARHTREYDDHYRIIPEFLNWQAPKDFGNGGKKLPEGFSYRSDNNTWWLTKDELLEIISGLEL; the protein is encoded by the coding sequence ATGTTTGATGGTGCAAATATTTTGATAACTGGTGGCACAGGCTCATTTGGGAAGTGTTTTGTAAAGTATGTTCTTGAGAATTTTAATCCTAAGAGGGTAGTAATTTTAAGTAGAGATGAGTTTAAACAATATCAAATGAAAAGTGAGTTTGGGCATGATAAAAGACTGAGGTTTTTTCTTGGGGATGTAAGGGATAAGGACAGACTTTACAGAGCATTTTATGGAATAGACTATGTAATACATGCCGCTGCCTTAAAACAGGTGCCTGCTGGGGAATACAACCCATTTGAAACAATAAAGACAAATATATTGGGTGCTCAAAATGTAATCGAGGCTTGTATAGATAATGGTGTAAAAAGGGTTATAGCACTTTCTACGGATAAGGCTGCAAATCCACTAAATCTTTATGGTGCGACAAAACTTTGCTCGGATAAACTTTTCGTGGCGGGTAATTCTTATGCGGGTGGAAGAGTTACCAGATTTGCTGTTGTAAGATATGGAAATGTCCTTGGAAGTCGTGGTTCGGTGTTGCCTTTATTTCTTAAACAAAAAGAAGATGGAGTTATTACAATTACTCATAGAGATATGACAAGATTCTGGATAACGCTCCCCCAGGCTGTTGAGCTTGTTAATAAAGCTTTCAAACTTATGACTGGCGGTGAAATATTTGTGCCTAAAATTCCAAGTATGAGGATGGAGGATTTTGCAAGGGCAATTGCTCCTGAAGCTGAAATAAAAGAGATTGGGATAAGGCCTGGCGAAAAAATGCACGAAGTTATGATTCCTGAAGATGATGCAAGGCACACAAGGGAATACGACGATCACTACAGAATAATTCCGGAATTTTTAAACTGGCAGGCTCCAAAAGATTTTGGAAACGGTGGGAAAAAATTGCCTGAAGGATTTTCATATAGAAGTGATAACAATACTTGGTGGCTAACGAAAGATGAGTTATTAGAGATAATAAGTGGCTTAGAGTTGTGA